The nucleotide window CGGCTCGAGCTTACAACGCTCAGATACGCCAGATGCCAGCTAATATAATTGCTGGTATGTTCGGGTTTAAGGCCAAGGCCTATTTTAGGGCCGAGGAAGGTTCCGAAGTTGCTCCAAAAGTTAAATTTTAGGTATGTTTAAAAAAATAAGCATATTATTAGTAGTAATTTTTTGTCTTCCCGGGGCTGCATTTTGTTTGGATATCCCGAGGGCGCAGAATGCTTATATAAATGATTATGCCGGGTTGCTTTCTTCTTCTGTCGCAACAGATTTAAATAATACACTTTATAATTATGAGCAGCAGACGTCTAACCAAGTAGTGGTTGCGGTTTTTGATAGTCTGGGTTCAGAGAGTCTTGAAGATTTTTCTATAAGATTAGCGCAGCAGTGGAAGATAGGGCAAAAGGGAAGAGACAACGGAGTGATACTTTTAATTTTTAAAACCGACCGCAAGATTCGCATTGAAGTCGGGTACGGTTTAGAAGGATATTTGACTGATGCTGTAAGCAGTTCGATTATCCGTAATGAAATTGTTCCTTATTTTCAAAAAGGCGATTACGACAATGGAGTTTTATCAGGGGTTAAGGCAATCATTGCTGCTACAAAAGGCGCATATAAAGCAAAATCTAATCCGAAAAAAAGCAGCGATAATTGGTTGGGTTTAATAATATTAATTTCGCCTATTTTGATTCTCCTTCATTTTTTACTTCGTACCAGAGCCTGGACTGTTAGCTCGCGTGGACACCGAACCTATCACGGTGGATTTTTCGGAGGAGGATTTGGTGGAGGCATTTCTGGCGGTGACGGCGGTGGCAGTGGTGGATTTGGTGGAGGAGGCGGCGGAGGATTTGGCGGCGGTGGCTCCAGTGGAGATTGGTAATGGAAAAAAGAAAACTTCATCCCAAGAAATTTTTTACAGACAGCGAGAAACAAAAAATAGTAGAGGCCATACAAATGGCAGAAAAAGAGACTTCCGGTGAAATTCGACTCCACGTTGAAAGCAGATGTAAGACTGATGTGCTGGAGCGCGCCAAAGTCATATTCTTAAAGCTAACGATGCATCAGACCAAACTGCATAACAGCGTTCTTATTTATCTTGCCCTTAAGGATAGGAAATTCGCCATCTTAGGAGATGAAGGAATCCATAGCTATGTCAAAGATGAATTCTGGCAGGGACTTAAAGAAATGGTTCAGGAATATTTTAAAAAAGAAGACTTCTTAGGCGGGTTGGTTTTTGCTATTGAGTCTATAGGGCACAGATTAAAGACCCATTTCCCTTATCGGTCAGAGGACATAAACGAACTTCCTGACGACATATCTACGGGCAAGTAATTTACGAGCTTGTTGCCGAACGGGAAAAGAGGGGAAAAGGGGTCGAGGGTTTAATACAGGTTAGAGATTGGAATTATTGAAGATTTACAGTAGAAATACCGCATAATGTCTCAAAGGTGAGCGGCTGCTACTCTTTTTCTTCAATTATCTTTGGTTCGTCTTTCTCGTCTGTTGTTGCGTCCTTTTTTAGACGCCGCTGTCTCTTTTCTTCCTGTTTTTTTTGTCGCAATAATTCCTTTTTTCTCTTCTCGCTCTTATATGCTCCAGCTCTTGCCAAAGGTCCTCCTCTCAGTGAAATTTGTCTTTATGCTTGTCTACGCTTTGTTATACTTTATCGCGATGTCATACTCAATACTTGCATGGTCAGAAGAATGGGTATCGGTTTTTCCACGACAAACAAGAGCCCCCTTTTTCACCTTCTTATGGGTTTTAACCATGTCGGCAATTACAAAAGTCAGGTCGAAACCGCCCCCATCACAGCCTTTTATCATGCAATCCATCTTAAAATAGGCATAAGAGGCAGGGAAGATATTTACAGTACGCAGCATAAGAACAGGATTTGCTCCTTTCTGATAATATGTCATATGAATTACAATGCCTGAAACTTTAGGAAAGCGGTCCGAAACCAGACCGGCAGCAAACCTGCTTTGCCTTTTTAATGCCACCTTTGCAGCATAATTATTTCTTTTAGTCATTATTTCCTCTAAAATAAATATCCCCCCTGCAGTGCCGTAGCAGGGGGGATATTGTCAATTACAGCTTCACTACATTGATTGCCTTGGGGCCTTTCGGTCCCTTTTCAGTATCAAAGCTGACTGAGTCACCCTCGGCAAGGGACTTGAATCCATTGCTCTGGATGGAAGAATAGTGGACAAAAACATCACTGCCGTCTTCGCTTGTTATAAAGCCAAAACCCTTGGATTCATTGAACCACTTTACTGTTCCATTAGCCATTTCTTTTTACCTCCTTACTTACAAACTAAAGCCTCAGAAACTCCACCTTAATAAAAAAGGCCACAAAGCTAAAAGTCTTTGTGGCCTTACCAGTTCAAAAACTTCTGAAACTTTATACTTATAATGACACATTTGCCTATAAAAAATCAACCTGGCATTAAATAAAAATTAAGGCAGCGGCTGGATATTCTGAATTGCGCCTTTGACGATTTCTCTCACATTTACATCTGCATCATTTTCAGCAATTAAAAGAAAAGGCAGTGCGTCTCTATGATTTATGATGTCATGGACACACTGTATTACAATTATTACAGGTTCTTCAGGAAATTGTTCAGTATGTTTCTGTCCTTTTCAGTAATCTCAATGAACTCTATTCCAATATCATATCTTATATGGTGCTCCAGAGTTACCTGTGTGCAGTGTACAACCCTCCCTATTACCCTGATAATTTCCCCATCGAGGTGTATCTCCATTGGATATCTGGTTTCCTTTTCAAGGCCTGTATCTGATTCAATCAGCATGCCTCCGATGCTGAGCTTCTTTATCCT belongs to Nitrospirota bacterium and includes:
- a CDS encoding TPM domain-containing protein; translation: MEKRKLHPKKFFTDSEKQKIVEAIQMAEKETSGEIRLHVESRCKTDVLERAKVIFLKLTMHQTKLHNSVLIYLALKDRKFAILGDEGIHSYVKDEFWQGLKEMVQEYFKKEDFLGGLVFAIESIGHRLKTHFPYRSEDINELPDDISTGK
- a CDS encoding TPM domain-containing protein → MFKKISILLVVIFCLPGAAFCLDIPRAQNAYINDYAGLLSSSVATDLNNTLYNYEQQTSNQVVVAVFDSLGSESLEDFSIRLAQQWKIGQKGRDNGVILLIFKTDRKIRIEVGYGLEGYLTDAVSSSIIRNEIVPYFQKGDYDNGVLSGVKAIIAATKGAYKAKSNPKKSSDNWLGLIILISPILILLHFLLRTRAWTVSSRGHRTYHGGFFGGGFGGGISGGDGGGSGGFGGGGGGGFGGGGSSGDW
- a CDS encoding cold-shock protein; its protein translation is MANGTVKWFNESKGFGFITSEDGSDVFVHYSSIQSNGFKSLAEGDSVSFDTEKGPKGPKAINVVKL